In Megalobrama amblycephala isolate DHTTF-2021 linkage group LG10, ASM1881202v1, whole genome shotgun sequence, one DNA window encodes the following:
- the mocos gene encoding molybdenum cofactor sulfurase isoform X2, with protein sequence MAAEMETQSSQDFQDLCTFESFKSFWPYYGYGVDQQELIDREFKRIKGITYLDHAGTTLFPESQIKEFYDDISRNVYGNPHSHNPSSRLTHDTVESVRYRILEHFNTCPEEYSVIFTSGCTAALKLVADTFPWKAVSNEEPGSQFCYLTDNHTSVVGIRSVAALQGVGTISVLPHEVEARAKKPLMQTNGEEECSTPHLFCYPAQSNFSGRKYPLSYVKGIQSQQLYPACEHHGRWFVLLDAACFVSCSPLDLSQYPADFVPISFYKMFGFPTGLGALLVRNETAEFLRKSYFGGGTAAAYLVAENYFVPKPNVVSRFEDGTISFLDIISLHHGFEMLQKLTGSMLNIQLHTFGLARYTHIILSCLCHSNGRPVAQIHCDNDFQNIAEQGAILNFSLLDCHGRTVGYSQVDKMASLFNIHIRTGCFCNTGACQHYLAISNQNVKSNLHAGHVCGDNIDLVEGRPTGSIRVSFGYMSSFEDCRNFLRFVVNCFVDKPLILDQKRLTKLKSAAPKESSASYHLTLITNGQLEHEQVITPSPERITPSEGTVSKEAKDNGISHTLTNLFIYPVKSCASFEVTEWPLGPQGLLYDRLWMVVNENGVCLSQKREPKLCLIHPIICLASNTLQLQVSGMEAVTVPLENNLEISDLRTSQTKVCGDRVQTVDCGEEVSAWLTEFLGKPCHLIRQRPEFLRDMKFGREKACCPTALSLVNEAQFLLISRASVSFLQDHIANRMFLLSLAC encoded by the exons AAATGGAGACACAGTCTTCGCAGGACTTCCAGGACTTGTGTACCTTTGAGAGCTTTAAGAGTTTCTGGCCCTATTATGGTTACGGCGTTGATCAACAAGAGCTGATTGATCGGGAATTTAAACGGATTaaag GTATTACATACCTTGATCATGCAGGGACAACGCTATTTCCTGAATCTCAGATTAAAGAATTTTACGATGACATATCTAGGAATGTTTATG GCAATCCTCACAGTCACAATCCCAGTAGTAGACTAACACACGACACTGTGGAAAGTGTCAGATACAG GATACTGGAACATTTTAATACATGTCCTGAAGAGTACTCAGTGATTTTCACATCAGGATGTACTGCAGCACTGAAATTAGTGGCTGACACTTTCCCCTGGAAGGCCGTGTCAAACGAGGAGCCTGGAAGTCAGTTCTGCTACCTCACTGACAACCACACCTCTGTGGTGGGCATTCGCAGTGTGGCCGCACTCCAGGGAGTTGGCACCATTTCAGTTCTTCCTCATGAAGTGGAAGCAAGAGCGAAAAAACCCCTGATGCAGACAAATGGAGAGGAGGAGTGTTCTACTCCTCATCTTTTTTGTTATCCTGCCCAGAGTAACTTCTCAGGCAGAAAATATCCTCTCAGCTATGTGAAAGGAATTCAGTCTCAACAGCTCTATCCAGCATGTGAGCATCATGGTCGATGGTTTGTTCTCCTTGACGCTGCCTGTTTTGTAAGCTGCTCACCGCTGGATCTAAGCCAGTATCCAGCTGATTTTGTGCCAATATCCTTCTACAAAATGTTTGGCTTCCCGACTGGACTCGGAGCCTTGCTGGTGAGGAATGAGACTGCTGAGTTCTTGAGAAAAAGTTACTTTGGAGGAGGGACAGCAGCAGCGTATCTTGTGGCAGAGAATTATTTTGTACCAAAGCCAAATGTAGTCAGCAG GTTTGAGGATGGCACAATCTCCTTCCTTGACATAATATCTCTCCATCATGGTTTtgaaatgcttcaaaaacttacAG GGAGTATGCTGAACATTCAGCTTCACACATTTGGTTTGGCTCGTTACACCCACATTATCCTCTCGTGCCTGTGTCATAGCAATGGAAGACCTGTGGCACAGATCCACTGTGATAATGACTTTCAAAATATTGCTGAACAGGGTGCAATCCTCAACTTTAGTCTACTGGACTGTCATGGACGAACAGTAGGGTATTCTCAG GTGGATAAAATGGCCAGTCTCTTCAACATTCATATTCGCACAGGCTGTTTCTGCAACACAGGAGCCTGCCAACATTATCTGGCTATCAGCAACCAAAATGTGAAGAGTAATTTGCAT GCCGGTCATGTCTGTGGAGACAACATTGATCTGGTTGAGGGACGTCCCACAGGATCTATCCGTGTGTCTTTTGGATATATGTCCAGTTTTGAGGACTGTCGGAACTTTCTTCGGTTTGTTGTGAATTGTTTTGTGGACAAACCACTAATCTTGGACCAAAAGAGACTAACCAAGTTAAAGTCAGCTGCACCAAAAGAGTCATCAGCATCTTATCATCTGACATTAATAACAAATGGCCAACTAGAGCATGAGCAAGTTATCACCCCTTCACCTGAGAGAATAACACCATCTGAAGGCACTGTGTCAAAAGAAGCAAAGGACAATGGCATTAGTCATACTCTAACCAATCTCTTTATCTACCCTGTCAAATCATGTGCATCATTTGAG GTGACCGAGTGGCCGCTGGGACCACAGGGTTTGTTGTATGACCGTTTGTGGATGGTTGTGAACGAGAATGGGGTTTGTCTGAGCCAGAAAAGGGAGCCAAAACTGTGTCTCATCCACCCTATCATCTGTCTGGCCTCTAACACACTGCAGCTGCAGGTCTCAG GCATGGAAGCAGTCACTGTTCCCTTGGAGAATAATCTAGAGATTTCAGATCTAAGAACATCCCAAACCAAAGTTTGCGGTGACAG GGTACAGACAGTGGATTGTGGGGAGGAAGTTTCAGCCTGGCTTACAGAGTTTCTGGGAAAACCTTGTCATCTTATAAGGCAGAGACCGGAGTTCCTGCGTGATATGAAATTTGGACGAGAAAAAG